A window of Zalophus californianus isolate mZalCal1 chromosome 17, mZalCal1.pri.v2, whole genome shotgun sequence genomic DNA:
GCTCAGGATGGGGGTCCCCCGGCCTCGGCCCTGGGGGCTCGGtttgctgctcttcctgctgccGACACTGCGCGCAGGTGAGGGGCCGCGGCTTGCCGGGTAGGAGGGAGGCGCCGGCGGCCGGGAAGGGACGAGGGAAGCGAAATCTGAGGTTTCCCTCGGGCGGGCCCGGCCTCCTTCGCCTAGCGGCGCTTTATTACTGTTCTTCCTTCCTCGGTGTCTGCGTCTGCGGGCCCCCTGTTCGCTTCTCTCTGAgtctgtcccccccccacccccagtctgtcCTCCACGTTCTGGATCTGCCCTTCTCCTCTCGAAGTCTGCCCCCCACCAAACCTGTCCCCCTCTCTCGGGGTCTTttccctgcccttctctctgGGTCTGTCCCCCCAGTCTGCCCCTTTCCTCTCTGCGTCCCGTgtccgccccccagcccccaaggttgtctccctctctctgggtcCGTCCTTGCTCTTTGGGGCCGAGTCTTTTCCCTTTCAGGGTGTCTGTCCTGCCAGTCTAGGCTCTCCCCCCATCTGCTCTCTCCATCTCGGTCTCCCTCCGGCAGACAGTCATTTCTCCCTCCTGTACCACCTCACGGCGGTGTCCTCTCCTGCCCCTGGGACGCCGGCCTTCTGGGTATCCGGATGGCTCGGTCCCCAGCAGTACCTGAGCTACAATAACCTGCGGGCCCAGGCTGATCCGTGCGGGGCTTGGGTCTGGGAAAACCAGGTCTCCTGGTATTGGGAGAAAGAGACGACAGACCTGAGGAATAAGCAGGAGCTCTTTCTTGAAGGTCTCAGAGCCTTGGGGGAAGGAGGTAAGACCAGGAGCCCCGGGGTCTGAGCGCGGAGGGGCCGGGGCCCCTGCTCCTGGGTCCTGCTTACCTGTGTGTGGGCACCCCAGGAACCTACACCCTGCAGGGCCTGCTGGGCTGTGAGTTGGGCCCTGACAACGCCTCGGTGCCTGTGGCCAAGTTTGCTCTGAACGGCGAGGATTTCATGAATTTCGACCCCAAGCTGGGCACGTGGAATGGGGACTGGCCCGAGACTGAGACCATCCGTAAGACGTGGATGCAACAGGCCGGGGCGGTCAGCAAGGAGAGGACCTTTCTGCTCAACTCCTGCCCCCAGCGGCTGCTGGGGCATCTGGAGAGGGGCCGTGGAAACCTGGAGTGGAAGGGTGAGCAGCCTCCAGAAGACTCCCTCACCCCCATGGATCTCTCCCTTCCCACAGCCCCACCATAGGCCTCACCGTCTTCCCGCAGCCTCTTCCttggcctcctggcctccaccctccccactgcAGCTCCTCCTGGACATGTCCCAGAGGGTCTTTCTACACCCAAAGCTGCCCCCACTCCTCTCCTGCTCACAGCCCTCCCCTGGCTCTCAGAGACCTCTGGACACAGCTCAAGTGCCTCAGCCTGGCCTGGAGACCCCGAGCGCCgtggtctctgtccctctcctcagCCTCCATCTGCTTCGCTCAGCCAGACAGGCTCACCCAGAGTTCCTCGAGCCTACACCAGCCCTCGCATTTCTCCACCTCT
This region includes:
- the FCGRT gene encoding IgG receptor FcRn large subunit p51 isoform X1, which produces MGVPRPRPWGLGLLLFLLPTLRADSHFSLLYHLTAVSSPAPGTPAFWVSGWLGPQQYLSYNNLRAQADPCGAWVWENQVSWYWEKETTDLRNKQELFLEGLRALGEGGTYTLQGLLGCELGPDNASVPVAKFALNGEDFMNFDPKLGTWNGDWPETETIRKTWMQQAGAVSKERTFLLNSCPQRLLGHLERGRGNLEWKEPPSMRLKARPGSPGFSVLTCSAFSFYPPELQLRFLRNGLAAGSGEGDFGPNGDGSFHAWSSLTVKSGDEHHYCCLVQHAGLPQPLTVELESPAKSSVPVVGIVVGFLLLTAVAAGGALLWRRMRKGLPAPWMSLSGDDEGALLPTPGVPKDADS